In the genome of Calliopsis andreniformis isolate RMS-2024a chromosome 10, iyCalAndr_principal, whole genome shotgun sequence, one region contains:
- the LOC143184998 gene encoding cytochrome b5 isoform X2 — protein MDLLSLTFRSFHLRDSIPHQEGFVGLGSGSVIEVSKQSKEEPRASTKEEPKEIRTINLDEVAWHDTADSCWIVIHDFVYDCTDFLRSHPGGSDVILEYAGRDGTLAFIGTGHSSNARQILKKYLIGELPPEERIFRVPNGVKVAGY, from the coding sequence ATGGACCTTCTGAGCCTGACGTTTCGATCGTTTCATCTGAGGGACTCGATACCACATCAAGAGGGCTTCGTCGGTTTGGGTAGCGGCAGTGTTATCGAGGTATCGAAACAGAGCAAAGAGGAACCGAGAGCTTCCACGAAAGAGGAGCCAAAGGAGATACGGACGATTAATTTGGACGAAGTCGCCTGGCATGATACGGCTGACAGTTGCTGGATCGTGATCCACGATTTCGTGTATGACTGCACGGACTTTCTGAGGAGTCATCCAGGTGGCTCGGATGTTATCCTCGAGTACGCTGGCAGAGACGGGACCTTGGCCTTCATTGGCACTGGACACTCGAGTAATGCTCGACAGATCTTGAAGAAGTATCTCATAGGCGAACTTCCGCCGGAAGAGAGAATCTTCCGTGTGCCAAATGGTGTCAAGGTTGCTGGATATTAG
- the LOC143184998 gene encoding uncharacterized protein LOC143184998 isoform X1, protein MQLRGSRNMDDNREDEQKTTGNITLGDMDLLSLTFRSFHLRDSIPHQEGFVGLGSGSVIEVSKQSKEEPRASTKEEPKEIRTINLDEVAWHDTADSCWIVIHDFVYDCTDFLRSHPGGSDVILEYAGRDGTLAFIGTGHSSNARQILKKYLIGELPPEERIFRVPNGVKVAGY, encoded by the exons ATGCAGCTTAGAGGGTCGAGGAACATGGATGATAATCGCGAAGATGAGCAAAA AACTACTGGTAACATAACTCTCGGTGACATGGACCTTCTGAGCCTGACGTTTCGATCGTTTCATCTGAGGGACTCGATACCACATCAAGAGGGCTTCGTCGGTTTGGGTAGCGGCAGTGTTATCGAGGTATCGAAACAGAGCAAAGAGGAACCGAGAGCTTCCACGAAAGAGGAGCCAAAGGAGATACGGACGATTAATTTGGACGAAGTCGCCTGGCATGATACGGCTGACAGTTGCTGGATCGTGATCCACGATTTCGTGTATGACTGCACGGACTTTCTGAGGAGTCATCCAGGTGGCTCGGATGTTATCCTCGAGTACGCTGGCAGAGACGGGACCTTGGCCTTCATTGGCACTGGACACTCGAGTAATGCTCGACAGATCTTGAAGAAGTATCTCATAGGCGAACTTCCGCCGGAAGAGAGAATCTTCCGTGTGCCAAATGGTGTCAAGGTTGCTGGATATTAG
- the LOC143184753 gene encoding uncharacterized protein LOC143184753 has product MQSGAAAGCIDKCRAAQMHVCGKTRVSACRPVCLCSIRATCPLTQVEDQRFLLPASSSLTRAPRSLTVCGYGTVIFLGYFWDGTGSLSDELDANCDIRPSLGDLIRDPGTVHLESILISDSSALASVLPRDNRVTAHSHRHNRLWVTRLIISVHVAATMQSDASVGARGMRGTRASHVRATL; this is encoded by the exons ATGCAGAGTGGCGCAGCTGCGGGGTGCATCGACAAGTGTCGCGCGGCCCAGATGCACGTGTGCGGAAAAACGCGTGTTTCTGCCTGCCGACCGGTGTGCCTGTGTAGCAT ACGTGCAACCTGTCCCCTGACCCAGGTCGAGGACCAACGATTCCTGCTGCCTGCTTCCTCGTCTCTGACGCGAGCGCCTCGCTCGCTGACCGT CTGCGGATACGGCACTGTGATTTTTCTCGGGTATTTTTGGGACGGCACTGGGTCGCTCTCCGATGAACTTGATGCTAATTGCGATATTCGACCGTCTCTTGGGGACCTTATCAGAGATCCAG GAACAGTACATCTCGAATCGATCCTCATCTCCGATTCCTCAGCTCTCGCGAGCGTTCTCCCGCGTGACAACCGCGTGACCGCTCACAGCCATCGGCATAATCGGCTCTGGGTGACGCGACTTATCATCTCCGTGCACGTCGCGGCCACCATGCAGTCGGATGCGTCTGTCGGTGCAAGAGGCATGCGTGGAACGAGGGCGTCGCACGTTCGGGCTACGCTTTAA
- the LOC143184785 gene encoding uncharacterized protein LOC143184785, with protein sequence MPNENAPICGCGVVVDLPKTRNGSMSTRKLTIRIAKSKSSKSEARAAKKQQDEARAKSRSTETGSSSSVVEQARPATKTNKYEKRLNHSRRTRSADRAESHYTYIDSGSSILGGGIRENAIPEALYATIPDTPNASANETGNSQLNTQSRSQAVYAIPSMVSPPPTYDVAISKTRQSGLPPTYEEYLCHKYAMISRSHTPPPPWSDTTTTTLVTPNAQTRRDLLTSQPELREYLVQLSRSQSNERSSGHHYHHHQQGAVLRDSSYVSNQQLSREQQIRTQQRARAMPPRSQSESRVQQQRAATMYEDGAFCMETTALQSAFENGIALCSLM encoded by the exons ATGCCTAATGAAAACGCGCCAATTTGCGGCTGCGGTGTGGTGGTCGACCTTCCGAAAACGCGAAATGGCTCGATGTCCACCAGGAAGCTGACCATCAGAATAGCTAAGTCGAAGAGCAGCAAGTCGGAAGCTCGAGCTGCCAAAAAGCAACAAGACGAGGCACGTGCGAAAAGCAGGAGCACGGAAACTGGGAGCAGCAGTTCGGTCGTCGAGCAGGCGAGACCAGCTACCAAGACAAATAAATATGAAAAAAGATTGAACCACTCGAGGAGGACTCGAAGCGCCGACAGAGCTGAATCCCATTACACTTACATTG ATTCGGGGTCCAGCATTCTGGGCGGTGGAATTCGAGAAAATGCTATACCGGAGGCCCTGTACGCCACCATTCCAGACACGCCGAACGCGAGTGCCAACGAAACCGGAAATAGTCAATTAAACACGCAAAGTAGATCACAAGCCGTTTACGCCATTCCCTCTATGGTATCGCCGCCACCCACCTACGATGTCGCCATCTCGAAAACGCGACAG TCTGGCCTGCCACCGACCTACGAGGAATACCTGTGTCACAAGTACGCCATGATATCGCGATCGCACACTCCACCCCCGCCTTGGTCGGATACGACGACCACGACCCTGGTGACGCCTAACGCCCAAACTCGCCGCGATCTGTTGACCAGTCAACCCGAACTTAGAGAGTACCTAGTGCAATTATCACGGTCTCAGAGCAACGAGCGATCCAGTGGCCATCATTACCACCATCATCAACAGGGCGCCGTGCTCAGGGATAGCAGCTACGTGTCGAACCAGCAGCTCTCCAGGGAGCAACAGATTAGAACTCAGCAACGGGCGCGAGCAATGCCTCCCAG ATCACAAAGCGAAAGTCGAGTGCAGCAGCAAAGAGCCGCGACCATGTACGAAGACGGTGCATTCTGCATGGAGACAACCGCGCTGCAATCGGCGTTCGAAAATGGAATAGCTCTATGCAGTTTGATGTAA